One window from the genome of Candidatus Chlorohelix allophototropha encodes:
- a CDS encoding virginiamycin B lyase family protein, with the protein MAMQSSKSLSQRNALAIGTVLLLLLTALMACFATLRTARAESLYTITEYDVPTAVSGSETITQGPDGAMWFAVCDDNKVVRITNSGVITEYDMPAGSCPDAITAGPDGNIWLVEYDANKIAKMSTAGVVLAEYDIPTSGANVYAITAGPDGALWFTEHEANKIGRITTSGAFSEYNVPSSGALPYGITKGPDGALWFGEYDYSKIGRITTSGDITEYPLPSGSYAIFLVTGPDGNIWYSDYYYGVAKVNPYTHEVTKYDIPDVDSDTFGQITVGADGNLWFPDYYGNKIWSITTAGVLNSYDIPTKKFSPWGMAAGSDGYIWFPSYNSGKVDKMRVAEAIPTTAEIVPTLSLTPDHVAGISADTRLNLSIKLKNFGPGGAGFVSFEVPIEPTILLDYANFGNSGMWVTKVTPTSVRVELRQLDNGSSVSGSLVLKPNPDNLPTAGTELSFRIQVTYADEVRGEQATSNKVSVIFGESNLDVNEDTIQTLTPATAKAGDKVAVNAELFIPNEKVVLWYTGPDEKSADLGYVWADENGKISASFDTTGLASGSYSFVAHGLKSEVRACTIVTVS; encoded by the coding sequence ATGGCTATGCAGAGCAGTAAATCCTTGTCCCAACGAAACGCTCTAGCAATAGGAACTGTGTTGCTATTGCTACTAACTGCCCTAATGGCATGTTTTGCCACCCTCCGCACCGCCCGTGCCGAAAGTCTCTACACCATCACCGAATACGATGTCCCAACAGCGGTTTCTGGTTCTGAAACCATCACACAGGGACCGGATGGAGCGATGTGGTTCGCAGTTTGTGACGACAACAAGGTCGTCAGGATTACTAATTCTGGCGTAATCACTGAATACGATATGCCAGCAGGCTCGTGTCCTGACGCTATCACGGCTGGACCTGACGGGAATATTTGGCTCGTCGAGTATGACGCCAACAAAATCGCCAAGATGTCAACGGCGGGGGTTGTGCTCGCCGAATATGACATCCCAACTTCGGGGGCTAATGTTTATGCCATCACGGCGGGACCGGATGGGGCTCTGTGGTTCACAGAACATGAGGCCAACAAGATCGGCAGAATTACCACTTCGGGCGCATTCAGCGAATATAATGTCCCATCTTCGGGGGCATTACCTTATGGCATCACCAAGGGACCGGATGGGGCGCTGTGGTTCGGAGAATATGATTACTCGAAGATTGGCAGGATTACCACCTCCGGCGATATCACCGAATATCCGCTTCCATCAGGTTCATATGCTATATTTCTTGTGACAGGTCCGGACGGGAATATCTGGTACAGCGACTATTACTATGGGGTGGCGAAGGTTAACCCTTACACCCACGAAGTCACCAAATATGATATCCCCGATGTGGATTCTGACACGTTTGGGCAAATCACGGTAGGGGCAGATGGGAATTTGTGGTTTCCAGATTATTACGGCAACAAGATTTGGAGCATTACCACCGCCGGTGTTCTCAACTCATACGATATCCCCACCAAAAAATTTTCACCTTGGGGGATGGCGGCGGGTTCGGATGGCTACATCTGGTTCCCCTCGTATAATAGCGGTAAGGTTGACAAAATGCGGGTGGCAGAGGCAATACCTACCACCGCCGAAATCGTGCCGACCTTGTCACTTACCCCTGACCATGTAGCGGGGATAAGCGCGGATACTCGCTTGAACTTGAGTATCAAGCTGAAAAACTTTGGACCGGGCGGAGCAGGTTTCGTCTCGTTTGAAGTGCCAATCGAACCGACAATCTTGCTGGATTACGCCAACTTCGGCAATAGCGGGATGTGGGTCACAAAGGTCACTCCTACCTCGGTGAGAGTAGAGTTGCGACAATTGGACAATGGGTCGAGCGTATCGGGTAGCCTTGTGTTGAAACCAAACCCGGATAATCTGCCAACCGCAGGAACGGAACTGAGTTTCAGAATACAGGTGACTTATGCTGACGAAGTGAGAGGAGAGCAAGCTACCAGCAACAAGGTGAGCGTAATCTTCGGGGAAAGCAACCTAGATGTGAACGAAGACACGATTCAGACGCTTACGCCTGCAACTGCAAAAGCAGGAGATAAGGTAGCGGTCAACGCGGAACTGTTCATCCCGAACGAGAAGGTAGTGCTATGGTACACGGGACCGGATGAAAAGAGTGCAGATTTAGGCTACGTGTGGGCGGATGAGAACGGGAAGATTTCTGCCAGCTTTGACACAACAGGGTTGGCGAGCGGATCGTACTCGTTTGTGGCGCACGGGCTAAAGAGCGAAGTACGCGCTTGTACCATCGTGACCGTTTCCTAG
- a CDS encoding YifB family Mg chelatase-like AAA ATPase, which yields MLAKVYTCALLGLEGILVEVEVDTANGNPFFAMVGLPDTAVQEARERVRAAIKNSGGYFPGNKRVVVNLAPADVRKEGPAYDLPIAVGILLSATEGAYGDLSDAIFLGELSLDGSLRHSDGVLPMVSVAKGHGIRRIFVPAVDAKEAALVEGVAVYPVATLSELAAHLEGRHAIIPLKSDFTLLQKNHEEDSRYDFSLIKGQEHAKRALEIAASGAHNVFMSGPPGSGKTLLARTMVTILPPMTIDEALEVTKIYSVSGLLPSDMPLVIQRPFRSPHHSISSAGLVGGGRFPRPGEISLAHRGVLFLDELPEFGQQMLDQLRQPLEDDRTLVLSRASGSVKYPANFILIGAMNPCPCGFLGDSQKACVCPPARIQNYQKRLSGPLLDRIDIHIEVPRVEYEKLADARLGEPSTRIRARVARAREIQLQRFESYRSPAIEEGKSPRRLFTNSEMGPGEVRAFCKTDAAAESLLKAATRQMALSARAYHRILKLARTIADLSESEAIQAAHIAEAIQYRRKEQV from the coding sequence ATGCTTGCCAAAGTTTACACCTGCGCCTTGCTCGGTTTGGAAGGCATTCTGGTAGAAGTGGAAGTGGATACCGCTAACGGTAACCCCTTCTTTGCCATGGTAGGTTTGCCTGATACGGCAGTGCAAGAAGCACGCGAACGGGTGCGGGCTGCTATCAAGAATAGCGGTGGCTATTTTCCCGGCAACAAACGGGTAGTGGTAAACCTTGCACCTGCCGATGTTCGCAAGGAAGGTCCCGCTTACGACCTGCCCATCGCGGTGGGTATTTTGCTTTCTGCCACCGAAGGCGCCTATGGCGACCTTTCCGATGCTATTTTTCTGGGAGAATTGAGTCTTGACGGGTCGCTGCGCCACAGCGACGGCGTGTTGCCGATGGTATCGGTGGCGAAGGGACACGGTATCCGGCGTATCTTTGTGCCTGCGGTAGATGCAAAAGAAGCAGCATTGGTGGAGGGCGTAGCGGTTTACCCGGTGGCGACTCTAAGCGAACTGGCGGCGCATCTCGAAGGGCGGCATGCTATCATCCCACTCAAGAGTGACTTCACTCTGCTGCAAAAAAATCATGAAGAGGATTCACGCTACGATTTCAGCCTCATCAAAGGGCAAGAACACGCTAAACGTGCGTTGGAAATTGCAGCATCCGGTGCACATAATGTTTTTATGTCAGGACCTCCCGGTTCAGGCAAAACGCTGTTGGCACGTACTATGGTCACAATCTTGCCACCTATGACCATTGATGAGGCGCTGGAAGTGACCAAAATCTACAGCGTTTCCGGGTTATTGCCTTCTGATATGCCATTGGTGATACAGCGCCCTTTCCGCTCACCGCATCACTCGATTTCCTCGGCGGGTTTGGTGGGAGGGGGTCGCTTCCCGCGTCCGGGTGAAATCAGTCTGGCTCATCGCGGTGTGCTGTTTCTGGACGAATTACCGGAATTCGGACAGCAAATGCTCGACCAGTTACGGCAACCGTTGGAAGATGACCGCACCTTGGTGCTATCCCGTGCCTCTGGCAGCGTCAAATATCCGGCTAACTTCATTCTAATTGGTGCGATGAATCCATGTCCTTGCGGTTTTCTTGGAGATTCGCAAAAAGCATGCGTCTGTCCGCCCGCTCGTATCCAGAATTACCAAAAACGTCTGAGTGGTCCGCTACTTGACCGTATTGATATTCACATCGAAGTGCCGAGAGTGGAATATGAGAAACTTGCTGATGCCCGCCTCGGCGAACCATCTACTCGCATACGTGCACGGGTAGCCCGCGCTCGCGAAATTCAACTACAACGCTTCGAAAGCTATCGTTCTCCTGCAATCGAGGAAGGCAAATCGCCACGTCGACTTTTTACTAACTCCGAGATGGGACCGGGCGAGGTGCGGGCGTTTTGCAAGACCGATGCTGCCGCCGAAAGTTTGCTTAAAGCGGCAACCCGCCAAATGGCGTTGTCTGCTCGCGCCTACCATCGTATCCTGAAATTGGCGCGTACTATCGCTGATCTCTCCGAAAGTGAAGCGATACAGGCGGCTCACATCGCCGAAGCTATTCAGTACCGCCGCAAAGAGCAAGTGTAA
- a CDS encoding MDR family MFS transporter: protein MEQSTSKGAVVAVHPDGIGRRLHGFALFSVLGALLLTLLLEALDQTIISTALPRIISTLQGFDRYTWSLTAYALASVTVIPIVGKLSDQFGRKWFLIIGSLIFLLGSVLSGAAQTMDQFIVFRALQGFGAGTGIALVFTVVGDIFPPSERGKWQGLFGSVYGIANLIGPTLGGWLTDNGLLMGDLVTETTRWRWVFYINMPIGFFALLGLLLYLPGNLSERSAIHTGWAAIRRIDFLGAILVAAATTCLLLGLTWGSNQTFEWGSVQVVGILIAAGVLYLLFVVAERFVPDPILPLNLLRNRIFTVASLLSMLQMMVVIGLIIYLPLFLQGILGESATNAGELITPLTLSSVVGAMVAGMLVSRLGRYVVITIIAGLIMALGVFLIAQMSPTTAIIEAVFFMIIAGLGMGPFWSILTLSVQNSLPRSQLGVGTGAVRFFGQLGGVLGIAIVGTVVNNTMSSNLTNNLPADAVRYLPAQALQFATNPQVLVNPAAQDKVIQMVKSSAGPNTQQSLDLLNQVFASVKTSFAGALQQGFFAVLIISVATILICFLFKEAPRSGQNQPITAEAEDKAEVSPGLS from the coding sequence ATGGAACAATCAACCTCAAAAGGGGCTGTAGTAGCCGTCCACCCGGACGGAATCGGGCGGCGGTTGCATGGTTTTGCACTGTTCAGTGTTCTTGGCGCATTGCTGCTGACCCTCTTGTTGGAGGCGCTAGATCAAACTATTATCAGCACCGCATTACCTAGAATTATCAGTACCCTACAAGGTTTTGACCGCTACACGTGGTCGTTAACGGCTTACGCGCTGGCATCTGTCACCGTGATACCGATCGTAGGCAAGCTCTCAGACCAATTCGGACGCAAATGGTTTCTAATAATCGGCTCGTTGATATTCTTGCTAGGTTCGGTGCTATCCGGAGCAGCGCAGACAATGGATCAATTCATCGTCTTCCGAGCCTTGCAGGGCTTCGGAGCAGGCACAGGTATTGCGCTGGTCTTTACGGTGGTAGGCGATATTTTCCCGCCATCAGAACGCGGCAAGTGGCAAGGGCTATTCGGCTCGGTTTACGGTATCGCCAACCTGATTGGACCTACCCTAGGTGGCTGGCTCACCGATAACGGACTACTTATGGGCGATTTGGTAACAGAAACTACCCGCTGGCGCTGGGTTTTCTATATTAACATGCCGATCGGATTCTTTGCCCTACTAGGACTGTTGCTTTATCTACCGGGAAATCTGTCCGAACGCAGCGCCATCCACACGGGTTGGGCAGCAATTCGCCGCATCGACTTTCTAGGGGCAATTCTGGTGGCAGCAGCTACAACCTGTTTGTTGCTAGGGCTAACATGGGGTAGCAACCAAACTTTTGAGTGGGGTTCAGTACAAGTGGTAGGCATTTTGATAGCCGCCGGGGTACTTTACTTGCTGTTTGTGGTGGCAGAACGATTCGTGCCAGACCCAATTTTACCGCTAAACCTTCTACGCAACCGCATTTTCACCGTAGCCTCACTGCTCTCGATGTTGCAGATGATGGTAGTAATCGGCTTGATTATTTACCTACCGCTCTTTCTACAGGGCATTTTGGGGGAATCCGCTACTAACGCGGGAGAGTTGATTACGCCCCTGACACTAAGTTCGGTGGTGGGCGCAATGGTAGCGGGTATGTTGGTGAGCCGCCTAGGGCGTTACGTGGTAATAACGATTATCGCTGGGCTGATTATGGCGTTAGGTGTGTTCCTGATCGCGCAGATGTCGCCCACCACCGCAATAATCGAAGCTGTATTCTTTATGATAATTGCGGGGTTGGGAATGGGACCGTTCTGGAGTATCCTGACGCTATCGGTACAGAATTCGTTGCCGCGTTCGCAATTGGGCGTGGGTACTGGAGCAGTGCGATTCTTCGGGCAACTAGGCGGAGTGCTAGGAATTGCAATTGTCGGAACGGTGGTAAATAACACCATGTCCAGTAATTTAACCAACAATCTCCCGGCAGATGCAGTGCGTTATTTGCCAGCGCAGGCTTTGCAATTTGCCACCAATCCGCAGGTACTGGTTAATCCTGCCGCACAGGATAAGGTTATACAAATGGTCAAAAGCTCTGCGGGTCCAAACACGCAGCAAAGCCTTGACCTACTAAATCAGGTTTTTGCTTCGGTTAAAACATCCTTTGCCGGAGCATTACAGCAAGGTTTTTTTGCGGTTTTGATTATAAGCGTGGCGACAATCTTGATTTGTTTCTTATTCAAAGAAGCGCCCCGTTCCGGTCAAAATCAACCGATAACTGCTGAAGCAGAGGATAAAGCAGAAGTCTCGCCCGGACTTTCCTGA